A genomic region of Pseudomonas frederiksbergensis contains the following coding sequences:
- a CDS encoding phage tail assembly protein: MKSEDTTEALPTVEDNTVTLDTPIIRGKTTIDTITLRKPASGELRGVQLVELLNMDVASLIKVIPRISSPGITAPEAAGMDPADLLACGSKITSFLLQKSVKTEASLVA; the protein is encoded by the coding sequence ATGAAGTCCGAAGACACCACCGAAGCACTGCCGACCGTCGAAGACAACACCGTCACCCTCGACACCCCGATCATTCGAGGCAAGACCACCATCGACACCATCACCCTGCGCAAACCGGCATCCGGCGAGCTTCGCGGTGTGCAGTTGGTCGAACTGTTGAACATGGACGTGGCCAGTCTCATCAAGGTCATTCCGCGCATCAGCAGCCCAGGCATCACCGCGCCTGAAGCCGCTGGCATGGACCCGGCCGACCTGTTGGCCTGCGGCAGCAAGATCACCAGTTTTTTGTTGCAGAAGTCGGTGAAGACGGAAGCCTCCCTCGTTGCGTAG
- a CDS encoding GpE family phage tail protein: MADLAVVFHWAPADMDQLGLQELMDWRERARVRSSTDGE; this comes from the coding sequence ATGGCTGACTTGGCGGTGGTCTTTCACTGGGCGCCGGCTGACATGGATCAGTTGGGCCTGCAAGAGCTGATGGACTGGCGCGAACGTGCCAGGGTGCGGAGTTCCACCGATGGCGAATGA
- a CDS encoding phage major tail tube protein: MAMPRKLKSLMLFNDANAYVGVVKSVTLPPLGRKMEAYRGGGMNGPVKADLGMSDDGIQFDWKTGGLDLISLRQFGAVNASGVALRFTGSFQQDDTGDISAVEIVLRGRHETIEMGEAKAGEDTEHSMKTTCTYYKLIVDNEEIIEIDLLNFIEKVNGVDMLDKQRTALGI; encoded by the coding sequence ATGGCCATGCCACGCAAACTCAAAAGCCTCATGTTGTTCAACGACGCCAACGCCTATGTGGGTGTCGTGAAGTCGGTCACCCTCCCGCCACTTGGTCGCAAGATGGAAGCCTATCGCGGCGGTGGCATGAATGGCCCGGTCAAGGCTGACCTGGGGATGTCCGACGACGGTATCCAGTTCGACTGGAAAACCGGTGGCCTGGACCTGATATCCCTGCGCCAGTTCGGAGCGGTCAACGCGTCGGGCGTCGCTCTGCGCTTCACCGGTTCGTTCCAGCAGGACGACACCGGCGACATCAGTGCGGTGGAAATCGTCCTGCGCGGTCGCCACGAAACCATCGAAATGGGCGAAGCCAAAGCCGGTGAAGACACCGAACACAGCATGAAAACCACCTGCACCTACTACAAGCTGATCGTCGACAACGAGGAAATCATCGAGATCGATTTGCTCAACTTTATCGAAAAGGTCAACGGCGTCGACATGCTGGATAAGCAGCGCACCGCCTTGGGCATCTAA
- a CDS encoding phage tail tape measure protein has product MANDLKLQVLLNAIDKASGPLRRIAGGSSDTAKALKAARDQLKALKDQQANISSFKKQQGAIGVTSEKLNKAQEQLRLMKTALHNSGEAASGKFKNDFRKAHEAVRDLTTKLQEQRRGLTPHMTKLREAGIATGKLGEHEATLKTQVDAANRSLNTQKDRLVAISKRKNALADARATYDKQRQLSGNLATKGATAMAGGGAALYGGARILTPGLEFDASMSRVQAITRLDKSDPKKAKQLETLRNQARELGGSTLFTAGQAADAQGFLGMAGFDPKAIKAAMPGMLDLAAAGGANLAQTADIASNIMSGLGMTADQMGKLGDVLVGTFTRSNTNLQMLGDTMKYAAPMAKTYGVELEVAAAMAGKLGDAGLQGSMGGTALSSIMNRLAAPPKAAQKALDQLKIKTADANGNLRQMPDILKEIYDKTKALGTAKKGGLFKAIAGEEAVKGMAQLVEQAGIGELQKLIATLRQTQGEAAKTSKVMADNLKGDLTTLSSAWQDLGIELEEQQDGPLRGLVQSVIDIVRGVKTWAKENPGLAAGLVKTAAIIAGLTMALGGLVVTAASVLLPFVALRFMFAQLGIRLPGLTGLLWNLGKTVLPFVGKALLMMGRALMLNPIGLAITAIAGAAYLIYKNWDAVKTYFTSAWTEIKAGFSGGVGGILTVLANFSPIGLIYQAFAEVLNYLGIDLPNRFTEFGNMIVNGLVNGLFAGLGQIKGAITSIGDSTIGWFKEKLGIHSPSRVFSELGGFTMAGLTQGLEGGIEGPLDAVNQLSKQITEAGAFALGVPTVPVPAVKNDLFDTAIRPAKQLRETRALALGPTAETHPTAAANDRGSLSTIVNFGKQLAAGALALGSIAMPALAIDNRAPISSSSASTYDSHDHYEINIHPTPGMDAQSIARAVRAELARIDSEKGARKRSRLSDLE; this is encoded by the coding sequence ATGGCGAATGATCTAAAACTTCAGGTACTGCTCAACGCCATCGACAAGGCCAGCGGGCCGCTAAGGCGTATCGCTGGCGGTAGTTCCGACACGGCGAAAGCGCTGAAAGCTGCTCGCGACCAACTCAAGGCACTGAAGGATCAACAGGCCAACATTTCCTCTTTCAAGAAACAACAAGGCGCCATAGGTGTTACCTCCGAAAAGCTGAACAAAGCGCAGGAGCAACTGCGCCTGATGAAAACGGCCCTTCACAACAGTGGAGAAGCTGCATCCGGCAAGTTCAAGAACGACTTTCGCAAAGCCCATGAAGCTGTTCGAGATTTGACCACCAAATTGCAAGAACAGCGAAGGGGGCTGACACCTCACATGACCAAACTGAGGGAGGCCGGTATCGCCACCGGCAAACTCGGCGAACACGAAGCAACTTTGAAGACGCAAGTGGATGCGGCCAATCGATCACTCAATACCCAGAAAGATCGGTTGGTCGCCATCAGCAAACGCAAAAATGCACTAGCCGATGCTCGCGCCACGTATGACAAACAACGGCAACTTTCCGGAAACTTGGCAACCAAAGGTGCCACCGCTATGGCGGGCGGTGGTGCTGCGCTCTACGGCGGGGCGCGAATTCTTACACCTGGCCTGGAGTTCGACGCCAGCATGAGCCGGGTGCAAGCCATCACACGACTGGATAAGAGCGACCCGAAGAAGGCAAAGCAGCTTGAAACCTTGCGTAACCAGGCCCGCGAACTGGGTGGCTCGACACTGTTCACCGCAGGCCAGGCTGCCGACGCTCAGGGCTTCCTCGGCATGGCCGGTTTCGACCCTAAAGCCATCAAAGCCGCGATGCCCGGCATGCTCGACCTCGCTGCCGCTGGTGGTGCTAACTTGGCACAAACCGCCGACATCGCCTCAAACATTATGTCCGGGTTGGGTATGACCGCCGACCAGATGGGCAAGTTGGGCGACGTGCTGGTGGGCACCTTCACGCGCTCCAACACCAACCTTCAAATGCTCGGCGACACCATGAAATACGCTGCGCCCATGGCAAAAACCTACGGCGTGGAACTGGAAGTCGCTGCCGCCATGGCCGGTAAACTGGGCGACGCAGGTCTACAGGGCAGTATGGGCGGCACTGCTCTGAGCTCAATCATGAACCGCTTGGCCGCTCCGCCCAAAGCAGCGCAGAAAGCCCTCGATCAACTGAAGATCAAAACTGCCGACGCCAACGGTAATCTGCGACAAATGCCAGATATCCTCAAAGAGATCTACGACAAAACCAAAGCCTTGGGCACGGCCAAAAAGGGTGGACTGTTCAAAGCCATCGCAGGGGAAGAAGCAGTTAAAGGCATGGCGCAACTGGTCGAGCAAGCCGGCATCGGCGAACTGCAAAAACTCATTGCGACACTGCGCCAAACCCAAGGTGAGGCGGCAAAAACATCCAAGGTCATGGCCGACAACCTTAAGGGCGACCTGACCACCCTTAGCAGCGCCTGGCAAGACCTGGGCATCGAGCTGGAAGAACAACAGGACGGCCCGTTACGCGGGTTGGTTCAGTCGGTGATCGACATCGTCCGTGGCGTCAAAACATGGGCCAAGGAAAACCCCGGACTCGCTGCGGGACTGGTCAAAACCGCCGCCATCATTGCCGGGCTAACCATGGCCCTTGGCGGGCTAGTGGTCACGGCGGCCAGCGTTCTATTGCCGTTCGTGGCCCTGCGTTTTATGTTCGCTCAACTGGGCATTCGACTACCCGGCCTGACCGGACTGCTGTGGAACCTCGGCAAGACCGTACTGCCTTTTGTCGGCAAGGCCCTGCTCATGATGGGACGCGCCTTGATGCTCAACCCCATCGGTCTGGCCATTACCGCCATTGCGGGCGCGGCCTACCTGATCTATAAAAATTGGGACGCGGTGAAAACCTACTTCACCAGCGCCTGGACCGAAATCAAAGCCGGCTTCAGCGGCGGCGTCGGCGGCATCCTGACAGTGCTGGCAAACTTCAGCCCCATCGGCCTGATCTACCAGGCCTTCGCTGAAGTATTGAATTACCTGGGCATCGATCTGCCGAACCGCTTCACCGAGTTCGGCAACATGATCGTCAACGGCTTGGTCAATGGGCTGTTCGCGGGGCTTGGGCAGATCAAGGGCGCGATCACCTCGATTGGCGATTCAACCATTGGCTGGTTCAAGGAAAAGCTTGGCATCCATAGCCCTTCGCGGGTGTTTTCCGAACTGGGCGGATTCACCATGGCGGGCCTCACTCAAGGGTTGGAAGGCGGCATAGAAGGCCCACTCGACGCAGTTAACCAGCTCAGCAAGCAAATCACCGAGGCTGGAGCTTTTGCCCTCGGCGTACCGACGGTACCGGTACCTGCGGTTAAAAACGACCTGTTCGACACTGCCATCAGACCGGCAAAGCAACTCAGAGAAACAAGAGCACTCGCGCTCGGCCCTACTGCCGAAACACACCCCACTGCGGCCGCTAACGACAGGGGATCACTCTCTACGATTGTCAATTTCGGCAAGCAGTTAGCTGCTGGTGCGTTAGCCCTGGGTTCGATTGCTATGCCCGCTCTGGCGATCGATAACCGTGCACCGATCAGCTCCAGCTCCGCATCCACCTATGACAGCCATGACCACTACGAAATCAATATCCACCCCACCCCCGGAATGGATGCGCAATCCATTGCCCGTGCCGTGCGTGCCGAACTGGCCCGTATCGACAGTGAAAAAGGCGCTCGCAAGCGCAGCAGACTGTCGGACCTGGAGTAA